In the genome of Chlamydia sp., the window TTGCAGAAACCATTCAAAATAATCCCATCATTATGGGAAGGAAAACGTGGGAAACGCTTCCTAGTAAATATAAAAGTAATCGGAAGGTTGTTGTATTTTCACGTAAGTATCGTGCTTCTCAGGGTATTTGGGTCTCTTCTTTCGAAGAATATAAGAAATTATTTCTTCAAAATCCTTTTTTGATTGGGGGAGCAGAGCTTTTTGAGGTTTTTTTTCAACAGACTCTTTTAAAAACTTGCTTTGTGACGCATATCAAGAAAGAGTACTTGGGGGA includes:
- a CDS encoding dihydrofolate reductase encodes the protein MMEVTGVVAVDPKGVMGASGKLPWSYPEDLRFFAETIQNNPIIMGRKTWETLPSKYKSNRKVVVFSRKYRASQGIWVSSFEEYKKLFLQNPFLIGGAELFEVFFQQTLLKTCFVTHIKKEYLGDTIFPLKYLSNWNRECIRSTVDFTIYCYENYSYKNTQSISE